A genome region from Methanobacterium spitsbergense includes the following:
- a CDS encoding transglutaminase-like domain-containing protein, producing MIFICGIFLVSTSGTNVVFAVMDGNIDNGVKVDGYYEYKHPFIQELAQNITKNIKGTKKIKFAQNLKFIQNLKNPTRLEICKAVFIWMQHSVVYEKPMYFNSKHYAVETAMLGRGNCCDQARLFIALCRAAGIPHNAIEFDYSGAVQFAGGNIFGHVWPVVTLENGSQIICDTSSKSSTFGHPTWKNKGLISESYDLKL from the coding sequence GTGATTTTTATCTGTGGAATATTCCTTGTTAGTACAAGTGGTACAAATGTTGTTTTTGCTGTTATGGATGGAAATATTGATAATGGAGTTAAAGTGGATGGTTATTATGAATATAAACATCCATTTATTCAGGAACTGGCTCAAAACATCACAAAAAATATTAAAGGCACCAAAAAAATTAAATTCGCCCAAAACCTTAAATTCATCCAAAACCTTAAAAATCCTACCCGGCTTGAGATTTGTAAAGCTGTTTTTATATGGATGCAGCACAGTGTAGTGTATGAAAAACCCATGTATTTTAATTCTAAACATTATGCTGTGGAAACAGCTATGTTAGGCAGGGGAAATTGTTGTGATCAGGCAAGGTTATTTATTGCACTTTGCAGGGCAGCTGGAATACCCCATAATGCAATAGAATTTGATTACTCAGGTGCTGTACAATTTGCAGGTGGAAATATATTTGGACATGTATGGCCTGTGGTAACGCTGGAAAACGGCTCCCAAATAATTTGTGATACATCCTCTAAAAGCAGCACATTTGGACACCCTACATGGAAAAATAAAG